In Vicingus serpentipes, the following are encoded in one genomic region:
- a CDS encoding TPR end-of-group domain-containing protein yields the protein MKNQEAKLLALAVVTSTAFMACNPLAKMIKRQGEVNYELTPNPVEMHGDSIAISINGSFPEKYFNKKVSAKITPVIVYGDNSVEFEAFNLKGEDSEAEGTVINYEKGGSFSHTAKIQYKDGMGLATVELRATGMYKEKTKDLDPRKAADGTIITPLGVMSADKAIMGADQFKKFTLEDNNVEIHYLVNNSSVRGSEMSDADIKDLKAKMKAYKEDVKMEFNSMVIDAYASPEGEISKNDNLANERAESASKAIMNLFKSAKIETTADFAKLTGKGEDWGGFKTLMTNSDVKDKELIIRVLETYSDLNKREEEIKNLAATYTEVAKKILPQLRRSQVNVIMKHHNLTDEEIKVLVDSKIDSLDAEQMLYAATLYDDEAKKESIFKSFVAKFPQDWRGPNNIGYLYVGQNKIADAKAEFDKAAGMAATNPIVNNNLGVCERLNGNLDAAMEYYEKASGAGSEVSQNKGIINIIKGDYASAVSNYSGVNSYNAALANLLNGNNAVAAIIDGSADKDEAQAYYLKAIAGARSGDNDMLINNLKTAVSKNAKLKEYAKWDAEFIKQRENADFQAAVN from the coding sequence ATGAAAAACCAAGAAGCAAAGTTATTAGCGTTAGCAGTTGTTACATCTACAGCCTTTATGGCTTGTAACCCATTAGCTAAAATGATAAAAAGACAAGGAGAAGTAAACTATGAACTAACTCCTAATCCAGTAGAAATGCATGGAGATAGTATAGCAATTTCTATCAACGGAAGTTTTCCAGAAAAATATTTTAATAAAAAAGTTTCTGCAAAAATTACTCCTGTAATTGTTTATGGTGATAATAGTGTTGAGTTTGAAGCTTTTAATTTAAAAGGTGAAGATTCAGAAGCAGAAGGGACAGTGATCAATTATGAAAAAGGGGGAAGCTTTTCTCATACAGCTAAAATTCAATACAAAGATGGTATGGGCTTAGCTACTGTAGAATTAAGAGCTACAGGTATGTATAAAGAAAAAACTAAAGATTTAGATCCAAGAAAAGCTGCTGATGGAACAATTATTACTCCACTTGGCGTAATGTCGGCTGATAAAGCTATTATGGGTGCTGATCAATTCAAGAAATTTACATTAGAAGATAATAATGTTGAAATTCACTATTTAGTAAACAACTCTTCTGTTAGAGGAAGTGAAATGAGTGATGCTGATATCAAAGATTTGAAAGCTAAAATGAAAGCTTACAAAGAAGATGTTAAAATGGAATTTAACAGTATGGTTATTGATGCTTATGCATCTCCAGAAGGTGAAATTTCTAAAAATGATAACTTAGCTAATGAAAGAGCTGAGTCTGCTTCTAAAGCTATCATGAATTTATTTAAATCTGCTAAAATTGAAACTACTGCTGATTTTGCTAAATTAACAGGTAAAGGTGAAGATTGGGGTGGATTTAAAACATTAATGACTAATTCAGATGTTAAAGACAAAGAATTAATCATTAGAGTTTTAGAAACTTATTCTGACTTAAACAAAAGAGAAGAAGAAATTAAAAATTTAGCCGCTACTTATACTGAGGTTGCTAAAAAAATTCTTCCTCAATTAAGAAGATCTCAAGTTAATGTGATAATGAAGCATCATAACTTAACTGACGAAGAAATTAAAGTTTTAGTTGATTCTAAAATTGACTCTTTAGATGCTGAGCAAATGTTATATGCTGCTACATTATATGATGATGAAGCTAAAAAAGAATCTATATTCAAAAGCTTTGTAGCAAAATTTCCACAAGATTGGAGAGGACCAAATAACATTGGTTACTTATATGTAGGTCAAAACAAAATAGCTGACGCAAAAGCTGAATTTGATAAAGCTGCTGGAATGGCTGCAACTAATCCTATTGTAAATAATAACTTAGGTGTTTGCGAAAGATTAAACGGTAACTTAGATGCTGCTATGGAATATTACGAGAAAGCTTCAGGAGCTGGATCAGAAGTAAGTCAAAACAAAGGTATCATTAACATTATTAAAGGTGATTATGCCTCAGCAGTATCAAACTACTCAGGTGTAAATTCATACAATGCTGCTTTAGCTAACTTATTAAATGGTAATAATGCTGTTGCAGCAATCATTGATGGTTCTGCTGATAAAGACGAAGCTCAAGCTTATTACTTAAAAGCTATTGCTGGAGCAAGAAGTGGAGATAACGATATGTTGATTAACAATTTAAAAACAGCTGTTTCTAAAAATGCTAAATTGAAAGAATACGCAAAATGGGATGCTGAATTTATTAAGCAAAGAGAAAATGCAGATTTTCAAGCTGCTGTAAATTAA